From Salmo salar unplaced genomic scaffold, Ssal_v3.1, whole genome shotgun sequence, the proteins below share one genomic window:
- the LOC106577303 gene encoding LOW QUALITY PROTEIN: formin-2 (The sequence of the model RefSeq protein was modified relative to this genomic sequence to represent the inferred CDS: deleted 2 bases in 1 codon), which translates to MQGGGGEEQGEIALAQGGGGEEERKQAYVVFASSALLLSSSSPESSITASASQQLRRRRRRSSRENGSCFQRHGLSLSARQKWRLRSCIMGNQEGKQKKGKEGEGYGQDVADHTTGAPRHADGTNKGFHHGKKSHGKHGKGGGGEEKKKESKSSVFSIRKRKNLKGKGSMGGSREDVLSSQNELDSAHSALTKTPDLSLSADELGQSDTEGPTEPGDGHGARNHGCVRTESWQPTGESRQPTGAATDTAPDQQGEVEQRKRSSSGSDADIYSFHSAAEQEDLLADIQQAIRLQQGVIISTAELSEERGWGGGGWRKQRSDEVITTPSPTEQTPPMEPLTAQEAAPVTGQENGLLSKLSLSLEAEEEERGETTAIDELNWELRGVETELALCASSFSGTKEEEEALSCQEVNGNTQPLSQPPTAQTNGHVTKTTSATSFPDLTASFESAVESPLREEKEVLEEVEEREEEENDLDMPPLSAESLSHSDETTSHEDIDLSSGNASEAEGRVGDWVGAGVGAAVSVESLECLSRGDLRCSEPADDPLITQRRKSSVSFSPMPSQESPSLATRLLKSTLTSTLPSYNHSSSGTSPTVKPYPPIYPSYIKTTTRQLSGSPGTSPSQSPLFRRRCHDLGHRTEKWRVRRQRSHSIAGPLSWSADWTEELERERPAKAGSADYLEGYGGSEDRLRGGSQPLCATRRSSTGQVSTCSFHDIFTGRTLLEKLFLQQEDAQPEEAEKLCSRILAMGLLLPFTDCFRETIGGSNPQLTAPCKFHQDQLYTWAAVSQPPHSMEHFEGRAPLPGHLKTLWPPPRPVGDDSPGLMYTEEEGDEEHQAAILGLKRHQREEVGQLQEESVLKTVKLKEEHVNVIQQLEQTIEDLRTKIAELEEQHPLLDRDSITIKEPESSVEGSLYREVCHVDLQTEERMTKEVGNVDLQTEERMTKEVCNVDLQTEERMTKEVCNVDLQTEERMTKEVCNVDLQTEERMAKEVCHVDQQTDCLLSCLEAKSVQTSPMEESFKFKVPLPDQMLPPLFVNEDEGGSSLSSSCPINLPPELALSLPIPFSPKAAPAFVCTCQQQQQRGIKPPPPLPGHSMAPPPPPPLPGGAMPPPPPPPPLPGGAMPPPPPPLPGGAMPPPPPPLPGGAMPPPPPPLPGGAMPPPPPPLPGGAMPPPPLPGGAMPPPPLPGGAMPPPPLPGGAMPPPPPPLPGGAMPPPPPPLPGGAMPPPPPPLSGGAMPPPPPPPPPLPGMGMAPPPPLPGMIGMGPPPPPPTLPGMVGPPPPPPPPGCGPPPPCALGSLVPPLPMGLYALSMAQEKPPRKGVVEPPRPMKPLYWTRIQLNSAQHKKEVSTSLVWDKIQEPDVDFEEFVELFSKTAVKEKKKPLSDTITKSKAKQVVKLLNNKRSQAVGILMSSLHLDMKDIQHGEIMTP; encoded by the exons AtgcagggagggggaggagaagagcagGGAGAAATCGCACTGgcgcagggaggaggaggagaagaagagcgaAAACAGGCGTACGTCGTCTTTGCATCATCAGCACTGCTCCTCTCATCATCGTCACCGGAAAGCAGCATCACAGCCTCCGCCTCGCAGCAGCTACGCAGACGTAGACGGAGGAGCAGCAGAGAAAATGGCAGCTGTTTTCAAAGGCATGGCCTGAGTCTCAGCGCCAGACAGAAGTGGAGGCTGAGATCCTGCATCATGGGGAACCAGGAGGGGAAGCAGAAGAAGGGGAAAGAGGGGGAAGGATACGGACAGGACGTAGCAGATCATACCACCGGAGCGCCTCGTCACGCTGATGGCACAAACAAAGGATTTCACCATGGCAAGAAATCCCACGGAAAACATGgcaaaggaggagggggggaggagaagaagaaggagtctAAATCCTCTGTGTTCTCTATCAGGAAGAGGAAGAATCTGAAGGGGAAGGGATCGATGGGGGGATCCAGGGAGGACGTGTTGTCCTCTCAGAATGAGCTGGACTCCGCTCACTCTGCTCTCACCAAAACAccagacctctctctgtcagctgaCGAGCTGGGCCAGTCTGACACCGAGGGACCGACAGAGCCTGGTGATGGCCATGGTGCTAGGAATCATGGTTGTGTCAGGACGGAGAGCTGGCAGCCCACGGGGGAGAGCCGGCAGCCCACGGGGGCCGCCACGGACACTGCTCCAGACCAGCAGGGGGAGGTTGAACAGAGAAAGAGGAGCAGCTCTGGTTCAGACGCAGACATCTATAGCTTTCACTCAGCTGCAGAACAAGAGGACCTGCTAGCTGACATCCAGCAGGCTATTAGACTACAGCAGGGGGTGATTATCTCCACCGCTGAGCTGAGTGAAGAGCGGggttggggaggaggagggtggaggaaacAGAGGTCTGACGAGGTTATAACTACCCCCAGTCCCACTGAACAAACCCCACCAATGGAGCCTCTCACTGCCCAAGAGGCAGCCCCCGTCACTGGCCAGGAGAACGGCCTGCTTTCTAAACTGTCTCTGTCCCtggaggcagaggaggaggagaggggagaaaccACTGCTATAGATGAACTAAACTGGGAGCTGAGAGGGGTTGAAACAGAACTGGCCCTTTGTGCCTCCTCTTTCTCTGGgacaaaggaggaggaggaggcattgAGCTGCCAGGAGGTGAACGGTaacactcagcccctctctcagccccccacagccCAGACGAACGGCCATGTTACCAAGACAACCAGCGCTACCAGCTTCCCAGACCTCACAGCCTCCTTTGAGAGTGCTGTggagtctcctctcagagaggagaaggaggtgttggaggaggtggaggaaagggaggaggaggagaatgatcTGGACATGCCTCCCCTGTCAGCCGAGAGCCTTAGTCACAGTGATGAGACCACGAGCCACGAGGACATAGACCTGAGCTCTGGCAACGCCTCCGAGGCAGAGGGGAGGGTGGGGGACTGGGTGGGGGCAGGTGTGGGGGCTGCAGTCAGCGTTGAGTCCCTGGAGTGTCTTAGCAGGGGGGATCTGAGGTGCTCTGAGCCTGCCGACGACCCCCTGATCACccagaggaggaagagcagtGTGTCCTTCTCCCCTATGCCCTCTCAGGAGAGCCCTAGCCTGGCCACGCGTCTCCTCAAGTCCACCCTAACCTCCACCCTTCCATCCTACAACCACTCCTCCTCAGGCACCAGCCCCACAGTCAAACCCTACCCTCCCATTTACCCTTCTTACATCAAAACCACCACCAGGCAGCTCTCTGGCTCCCCAGGCACCTCTCCCTCACAGAGCCCCTTGTTCCGCCGGCGCTGCCACGACCTGGGACACCGCACGGAGAAGTGGAGGGTTAGACGACAGCGCTCCCACAGCATCGCTGGTCCCCTCAGCTGGTCCGCGGACTGGACCGAGGAGTTGGAGAGGGAGCGCCCAGCCAAGGCAGGATCAGCAGACTACCTGGAGGGGTACGGAGGGTCAGAGGACAGGCTGAGGGGGGGCAGTCAGCCCCTGTGTGCCACGAGGAGATCTTCCACCGGACAGGTGTCTACCTGCAGCTTCCACGACATCTTCACCG GTCGTACTCTCCTAGAGAAGTTGTTCCTACAGCAGGAAGATGCCCAGCCAGAGGAAGCTGAGAAGCTGTGTTCTAGGATTCTGGCCATGGGACTGTTACTACCCTTTACTGACTGCTTCAGAGAGACAATAGGAGGGTCCAACCCACAACTCACTGCGCCATGCAAGTTCCAC cAAGACCAGCTGTACACGTGGGCAGCGGTCAGCCAGCCCCCCCACTCCATGGAACACTTTGAGGGCCGGGCCCCCCTCCCTGGGCATCTGAAGACCCTGTGGCCCCCACCCAGACCTGTGGGAGATGATAGCCCAGGCCTCATGTACACGGAAGAGG AGGGCGATGAAG AACACCAGGCAGCCATCCTGGGGCTGAAGAGACATCAGAGAGAAGAAGTCGGCCAACTTCAG gaggAGTCCGTGCTGAAAACAGTGAAGCTGAAAGAGGAGCACGTCAACGTGATCCAGCAGTTAGAACAGACCATTGAGGACCTGAGGACTAAGATAGCTGAGCTGGAGGAACAGCACCCCCTGCTGGACAGAGACAGTATTACCATTAAGGAGCCAGAGAGCAGTGTGGAGGGGAGTCTGTACAGGGAGGTCTGTCATGTAGACCTACAGACTGAGGAGAGGATGACGAAGGAGGTCGGTAATGTAGACCTACAGACTGAGGAGAGGATGACGAAGGAGGTCTGTAATGTAGACCTACAGACTGAGGAGAGGATGACGAAGGAGGTCTGTAATGTAGACCTACAGACTGAGGAGAGGATGACGAAGGAGGTCTGTAATGTAGACCTACAGACTGAGGAGAGGATGGCGAAGGAGGTCTGTCATGTAGACCAACAGACTGACTGTCTCCTGAGTTGTCTGGAGGCCAAGTCTGTCCAGACGTCGCCTATGGAGGAAAGCTTTAAGTTTAAAGTGCCTTTACCGGACCAGATGCTGCCACCCTTGTTTGTGAACGAGGATGAAGGAGGGTCCTCTCTGTCTTCGTCCTGTCCCATTAATCTCCCCCCAGAACTGGCCCTGTCACTACCCATACCCTTCTCCCCCAAGGCCGCACCAGCGTTTGTCTGTACGTGCCAACAGCAGCAACAGAGGGGCATTAAACCTCCACCTCCTTTACCTGGTCACTCCAtggctcctcctccaccaccacctctaccaggggGTGCAATgcccccaccacctcctccacctcctctaccaggGGGTGCAAtgcccccacctccacctcctctaccaggGGGTGCAAtgcccccacctccacctcctctaccaggGGGTGCAAtgcccccacctccacctcctctaccaggGGGTGCAAtgcccccacctccacctcctctaccaggGGGTGCAATgcctccacctcctctaccaggGGGTGCAATgcctccacctcctctaccaggGGGTGCAATgcctccacctcctctaccaggGGGTGCAatgcctccacctccaccacctctaccaggggGTGCAatgcccccaccaccaccacctctaccaggggGTGCAatgcccccaccaccaccacctctatcaGGGGGTGCAatgcccccaccaccaccaccaccaccccctctcCCTGGCATGGGGATGGCACCT CCCCCTCCCTTACCTGGGATGATAGGGATGggccctcccccaccccctccaACATTACCTGGGATGGttggacctcctcctcctcctccccctcctggcTGTGGCCCTCCTCCACCATGTGCCCTGGGCTCCCTGGTCCCTCCTTTGCCCATGGGACTGTATGCTCTAAGCATGGCGCAGGAGAAACCTCCCCGGAAAGGAGTGGTGGAGCCTCCCAGACCCATGAAGCCTCTCTACTGGACCAGGATACAGCTcaactcggctcaacacaaaaa